One genomic region from Dehalobacter restrictus DSM 9455 encodes:
- the dgt gene encoding dGTP triphosphohydrolase yields MEWGKLLMPYRLGCPKEKCAHSPDRNEFLRDFDRIIFSAAFRRLNGKTQVFPFPETDVIHTRLTHSLEAASVGRSLGTIVGNELSKKDPTIQQLQFGSVVCAACLAHDIGNPPLGHSGEKAISEFFNSERGDEIMKGINPNERADFQNFEGNAMGFHILTYSNPQKTNVAGGHGLTYPTLAAFTKYPRPINIYNEKKVASEKKAGLFQCDVNVFSEIAKDLDINIKEDGGRWYRYPLAFLTEAADDICYGVIDLEDGYKHGLISFEEASSLFIEVCKASSGDTDINNLTNILNERERIGYLRAKAVNSLIYQVTDVFIKNERDILSGKLDKQICKLIESNEVMEKIGQISSAKIYSHLPVIQIEAAGFEVLPGLLDIFLSALKENTKESSKKILQLIPEEYKFDFDKQPYDAILSITSYIAGMTDTFAVDTYRNLRGIKLPNY; encoded by the coding sequence ATGGAATGGGGAAAGCTTCTAATGCCTTATCGTTTGGGATGTCCCAAAGAAAAATGCGCTCATAGTCCGGATAGGAATGAATTTCTCAGAGATTTTGACCGCATAATTTTTTCTGCTGCGTTTAGAAGACTAAATGGGAAAACACAAGTCTTTCCATTTCCCGAAACCGATGTAATTCATACAAGACTTACACATAGTTTAGAGGCAGCATCTGTGGGAAGATCATTAGGTACTATTGTCGGAAATGAATTAAGTAAGAAAGACCCCACTATTCAGCAGCTACAATTCGGTTCAGTTGTTTGTGCAGCTTGTCTAGCGCATGACATCGGGAATCCACCTTTAGGGCATTCTGGGGAAAAGGCAATATCTGAGTTTTTCAACAGTGAACGTGGTGACGAAATAATGAAAGGCATTAATCCTAATGAAAGAGCTGATTTTCAGAACTTTGAAGGTAATGCGATGGGATTTCATATCCTAACATACAGCAATCCCCAAAAGACAAATGTGGCTGGTGGTCATGGATTAACTTATCCGACTTTGGCTGCGTTCACAAAGTATCCGAGACCCATTAACATTTATAATGAGAAAAAAGTTGCTAGTGAGAAAAAAGCTGGCCTATTTCAATGTGATGTAAACGTATTTTCTGAAATTGCAAAAGATTTAGATATAAATATTAAGGAAGATGGTGGAAGATGGTATCGTTATCCATTGGCTTTTTTAACAGAAGCTGCAGATGACATATGTTATGGCGTTATAGATCTTGAAGATGGCTATAAGCATGGACTTATCTCATTTGAAGAAGCGTCTAGCTTATTTATTGAAGTATGTAAAGCTTCATCCGGTGATACGGATATTAACAACTTAACCAACATTTTAAATGAGAGAGAAAGAATAGGTTACCTTCGGGCTAAGGCTGTGAATAGCTTAATTTATCAAGTTACTGATGTTTTTATTAAGAATGAAAGGGATATTCTTTCCGGCAAATTAGATAAGCAAATATGTAAACTCATTGAATCAAATGAAGTAATGGAGAAGATAGGGCAAATATCAAGTGCTAAGATTTATTCACATCTGCCAGTTATACAAATTGAAGCTGCAGGTTTCGAAGTATTACCTGGTTTACTTGATATATTTCTTTCTGCCTTAAAAGAAAATACGAAAGAAAGTAGCAAAAAGATATTACAGCTAATACCTGAAGAATATAAGTTTGATTTTGATAAACAGCCTTATGATGCAATCTTAAGTATTACATCTTACATTGCAGGAATGACTGATACATTCGCTGTGGATACTTATAGAAATCTTCGTGGCATTAAACTTCCAAACTATTAA
- a CDS encoding dsDNA nuclease domain-containing protein: protein MELADTYSRIPHDLSGSMSKNRFRQELFWGISKMFDLLDRENFCIVFDYKCDIEIHLSNSIEFYQIKTHKVQSPYKFTALKKIDGKQSIIAKLYLLKDASSPDVPIKCALVSNAFFQIGKTPKADVETFCFTDLDDTSQKTIMKALQNELKRSNVDLNNLHYIYTSMNLLYPQNDLKGKIIGSFEKIKGCEPIKPNALYRLIVDTVEERACYELSAFNYDELVKRKGITKSELDNMLDRHMEKADDSVEQVRVLIDQRQLTIREKGKLKAALAKIVELEYSAKELQQSEKKISGYIKEIATDVTIEQMADILLQQFGSRFSIEYSQEEKYVFLLLIIKRWEGGKYA from the coding sequence TTGGAACTTGCTGACACTTATAGCAGAATACCCCATGACCTGTCAGGCTCGATGAGCAAGAATCGCTTTCGTCAAGAGTTATTCTGGGGAATAAGCAAAATGTTTGACCTCCTCGATAGGGAGAATTTTTGTATTGTTTTTGACTACAAGTGTGATATCGAAATACATCTTAGCAATTCCATTGAATTCTACCAGATTAAAACGCATAAGGTGCAGTCGCCCTATAAATTCACTGCATTAAAAAAGATTGATGGGAAGCAGAGCATCATAGCAAAGCTTTATCTTCTTAAAGACGCTTCATCGCCAGATGTACCAATCAAGTGTGCGTTGGTATCCAATGCTTTCTTTCAGATCGGTAAAACCCCGAAAGCCGACGTTGAGACTTTCTGTTTTACTGATTTGGATGACACAAGCCAGAAAACGATAATGAAAGCACTACAGAATGAGCTAAAACGCAGCAATGTCGATTTAAATAATCTTCACTACATATATACATCTATGAATTTACTTTATCCGCAAAATGACCTTAAAGGTAAAATAATAGGCAGTTTTGAGAAAATCAAAGGTTGTGAACCAATTAAACCAAATGCTTTATATCGATTAATTGTTGATACTGTGGAGGAAAGAGCATGTTATGAATTGTCAGCCTTTAATTACGATGAGTTGGTGAAGCGAAAAGGTATTACAAAATCAGAGCTCGATAACATGCTTGACCGACATATGGAAAAAGCTGATGACTCTGTTGAGCAGGTCCGTGTGCTCATTGATCAACGGCAATTGACAATTAGAGAAAAAGGAAAGCTCAAAGCAGCTTTGGCGAAAATTGTTGAGCTCGAATACTCCGCAAAGGAACTCCAACAAAGCGAAAAAAAGATATCTGGATATATTAAAGAAATAGCAACTGACGTCACAATAGAGCAAATGGCGGATATACTTCTGCAGCAATTTGGCTCGAGATTCTCAATCGAATACAGCCAAGAGGAAAAGTACGTTTTTTTGCTTTTGATCATCAAGCGTTGGGAGGGCGGAAAATATGCGTAA
- a CDS encoding HNH endonuclease, with the protein MDSHENYVYKTEVNWSLLTEGLTLPVENQVIFARNMGKFLHRGEVKPITLYLNGKGYRAQIRNVNFDSRFNRKNDTLQIRYTRNGHLAQALKACFSKSYNYIKAQREIRLRDNRSIIKLPEGYKEYLAIYTTAYEDTYILETIEAEDIISIKKAVQNQSELAMEAKFNYDIEDKTASIFEDERILKFRKLSRKIGENLKLFYDYRCQICGQYVGEEYGAKVAEAHHIDYFVQSLNNDANNQLIVCPNHHSIIHETNPVFNRKKLIYLYPNGVQEGLMLNQHLHL; encoded by the coding sequence TTGGATTCTCACGAAAATTACGTCTACAAAACTGAAGTCAACTGGTCCTTATTAACCGAAGGCCTTACCCTGCCCGTAGAAAATCAGGTCATTTTTGCCCGTAACATGGGGAAATTTTTACATAGAGGTGAGGTCAAACCTATTACCTTATACCTCAACGGAAAGGGATATCGCGCCCAAATACGTAATGTAAATTTTGATTCCAGATTCAATAGGAAAAATGATACTCTCCAAATTCGATATACAAGAAACGGCCATCTTGCCCAAGCTCTAAAGGCTTGTTTCTCCAAAAGCTATAATTATATTAAGGCTCAAAGAGAAATCCGCCTTAGAGATAACCGGTCAATCATAAAACTGCCTGAAGGATATAAGGAATATCTGGCGATTTATACTACCGCCTATGAGGATACCTATATATTGGAGACTATCGAAGCCGAAGATATTATCTCAATTAAGAAAGCAGTCCAAAACCAGTCCGAGTTAGCCATGGAAGCAAAATTTAATTATGACATAGAAGATAAAACCGCAAGTATTTTTGAAGATGAAAGAATATTAAAGTTCCGTAAGCTCAGCCGGAAAATCGGCGAAAACTTAAAACTGTTCTATGATTACAGGTGCCAAATCTGTGGGCAATATGTCGGTGAAGAATATGGTGCAAAAGTTGCCGAAGCGCATCATATAGACTACTTTGTCCAAAGCCTTAACAACGACGCGAATAACCAGCTAATCGTATGCCCTAATCATCACAGTATCATTCATGAGACCAACCCGGTATTCAACCGTAAGAAGCTAATCTATTTGTACCCTAACGGAGTTCAGGAAGGCCTGATGCTTAATCAGCATTTGCATTTGTAG
- a CDS encoding 7-cyano-7-deazaguanine synthase: protein MAKYELIAPFAEQPRQKVIKEAYKLQVPITWTFSCNAIGSNHCLLCRSCYEREEALKLYEKLSQEESS, encoded by the coding sequence ATGGCCAAATATGAATTAATTGCTCCCTTTGCAGAACAGCCAAGGCAAAAGGTGATTAAAGAAGCTTATAAGCTTCAAGTACCTATTACGTGGACATTTTCTTGTAATGCCATTGGTAGCAACCATTGCTTACTGTGTAGAAGTTGTTATGAACGGGAAGAAGCGCTAAAATTATATGAAAAACTCTCACAGGAGGAGTCGTCATGA
- a CDS encoding site-specific DNA-methyltransferase, with product MPTLEWIGKDKVINHHLEVPYRVLEHQYTYIGNRQTEEEITDGNKIIRGDNLEALKALLPQYEGKIKCIYIDPPYNTGNEGWVYNDNVNDPKIKKWLGEVVGREGEDLSRHDKWLCMMYPRLKLLQRLLADAGAIFISIDDAELANLRLICDEIFGANNFIDTVIWEKRYSPQNAVQWFSESHDFIIVYAKNKEQWHPNLLNRTDEMNARYRNLDNDPRGIWKPTDSTAQAGHGTDSQFYVLTAPNGKEHNLPNGRCWVYTKEVMNRMIAENRVWFGNSGNNMPAIKRFLSDVKKGMSCKTIWPYQEVGHNQEAKKEIKAIFPESIPFDTPKPTRLMERILHISTDPNSIILDSFAGSGTTAHAVLNMNKADGGNRKFILVEMLDYVENITAERMRRVIDGYGEGKAAEEGTGGSFGFYELGEPLLNTDQTLNERIPAEKIRQYVFFMETKQPMGAPSENEPYLLGCHINTAYYFYYDKDRITTLNYEFLSSVQTQAEGYVIYADLCALCDGELKQYGITFKKIPRDISRL from the coding sequence ATGCCAACTCTTGAATGGATAGGAAAAGATAAAGTTATCAACCATCACTTGGAAGTACCGTACCGGGTGTTGGAGCATCAGTATACTTACATTGGCAATAGACAGACCGAAGAAGAAATCACGGATGGAAATAAAATTATCCGTGGGGATAATCTGGAAGCGTTGAAAGCTCTTCTCCCACAGTATGAGGGTAAAATTAAGTGCATCTATATTGATCCTCCTTACAACACAGGCAATGAGGGTTGGGTATACAATGACAACGTGAATGACCCTAAAATTAAAAAGTGGCTGGGCGAGGTAGTCGGTAGAGAAGGAGAGGATTTGAGCCGCCATGATAAGTGGCTGTGCATGATGTACCCTCGGCTCAAGCTATTACAGCGATTGCTTGCTGACGCTGGGGCGATATTCATCAGCATTGATGATGCAGAGTTGGCGAATCTGCGCCTTATATGTGACGAGATATTCGGAGCAAATAATTTCATCGATACTGTTATTTGGGAAAAAAGGTATAGCCCTCAAAATGCGGTACAATGGTTTTCTGAATCTCATGATTTTATTATTGTCTATGCCAAAAACAAAGAACAATGGCATCCAAACCTTCTTAACCGAACAGATGAAATGAATGCGCGTTATAGAAACTTAGATAATGACCCAAGAGGTATATGGAAACCCACAGATTCCACTGCACAGGCAGGACATGGTACAGATAGTCAGTTTTATGTATTGACAGCTCCCAACGGCAAAGAACATAATTTGCCAAATGGTAGATGTTGGGTCTACACCAAAGAAGTTATGAATAGAATGATTGCTGAAAATCGCGTTTGGTTTGGTAATAGTGGTAATAATATGCCAGCTATAAAGCGTTTTTTATCAGATGTCAAAAAGGGAATGTCTTGTAAAACAATTTGGCCTTATCAGGAGGTTGGACATAATCAAGAAGCAAAAAAAGAAATAAAAGCTATTTTCCCTGAATCTATACCATTTGATACACCAAAGCCTACACGTTTAATGGAACGCATTCTTCACATTTCGACCGATCCAAACTCCATTATCCTTGACTCCTTCGCTGGGTCCGGTACGACTGCCCATGCCGTCCTTAATATGAATAAAGCAGACGGCGGCAACCGAAAATTCATTCTCGTTGAGATGTTGGACTATGTCGAGAATATCACCGCTGAGCGTATGCGCCGTGTTATCGACGGTTACGGCGAAGGCAAGGCTGCTGAAGAAGGCACAGGGGGCAGTTTTGGCTTTTATGAGTTAGGAGAGCCGCTACTAAACACTGACCAAACACTCAATGAAAGAATACCTGCTGAAAAAATCCGGCAATATGTGTTTTTCATGGAAACCAAACAACCTATGGGAGCACCCAGTGAAAATGAGCCTTATCTGCTGGGCTGTCACATAAATACTGCCTACTACTTTTACTATGATAAAGATCGTATCACGACACTCAATTATGAATTTTTATCCTCAGTACAGACCCAGGCGGAAGGCTATGTTATTTATGCTGATTTGTGCGCACTATGCGATGGGGAATTAAAGCAATACGGCATTACCTTTAAAAAAATACCCCGCGACATTTCCAGGCTATAA
- a CDS encoding DEAD/DEAH box helicase, producing MELKNYQKKTISDLDSYLSFLNSTHNMITAYQEHWNAQDVRIGFGGVPQYRDTIPGTPHVCFKVPTGGGKTFMACASVKPIFDAMPMGKPRVVAWLVPSNSILEQTIKTLSDVNHPYRQRLDFDFAGRVVVYTKEQLLSGQGFNPTAVREQLSVCILSYDSIRSNKKDGRKVYQENSQLAPFTKSFTSPETMIADIDDTALIQVLNQLSPVVIVDESHNAQSDLSVEMLNNLNPSFVLDLTATPKSNSNIISYVDARELKSENMVKLPVVVYNRTSRQSVIADAIQLRGSIEQQALAEEAAGGAYIRPIVLVQAQSKVHEDSETFDKIKTKLIDMGIPNEQIAIKTANINELKNVNLMSRACPIRYIITVNALKEGWDCPFAYILASLANKTSAVDVEQILGRILRQPYARRHRAPLLNTSYVLTSSNDFRDTLENIVKGLNKAGFSRKDFRLGGETQTSSIPEPGKPEQPDLLGALAPEEDDFEDIAPEAVRAVLEGGVTDAGIAGMLDEAQKKAEEYNAVLTGSEGSGLFGGELGEMMNQCKIQEQFSDEALSLQIPQLFLKTAPSLFGGEYTLLTKEALSDGFSLNGQDAQISFELATGEMYRVDIDKFGEAVPKYQLASKAESEYLRERLARLPEEGKTKLCTSMICNQINRSNQLAATEVNEYVTRIIKKMTEDELAALETSVSTYARKIQQKIETLEDIYRENRFDRMLDGGAIVCRPTYVLPKVITPVDSTESIPKSLYDAEKNDMNDFEFRVINTIVSLDNIKWWHRIADRKSGEFVLNGFIHHYPDFMVMTKSGILILLETKGDYLANDENKAKLNLGRKWQAQSGTQYRYFMVFKDKNLKVDGAYILDEFVEMIKGL from the coding sequence ATGGAACTGAAAAATTATCAGAAAAAGACAATTAGTGATCTTGACTCTTATCTTTCTTTTTTAAACTCAACTCATAATATGATAACAGCGTATCAAGAGCATTGGAACGCACAAGATGTTCGGATTGGATTTGGTGGAGTGCCGCAGTATCGGGATACTATCCCCGGCACACCGCACGTTTGCTTCAAAGTGCCTACCGGCGGCGGAAAGACGTTTATGGCCTGTGCTTCGGTAAAACCTATATTTGACGCTATGCCCATGGGTAAACCGCGTGTGGTGGCTTGGCTTGTGCCCTCCAATTCTATTTTGGAGCAAACCATTAAGACCCTGTCCGATGTCAATCATCCCTATCGCCAGCGGTTGGACTTCGACTTTGCTGGGCGAGTGGTGGTATATACCAAGGAACAGTTATTGAGTGGTCAGGGCTTCAATCCGACCGCTGTACGGGAACAGCTTTCAGTCTGCATTCTCAGCTATGATTCCATTCGGAGCAATAAGAAGGACGGCCGCAAGGTCTATCAGGAGAACAGCCAGCTTGCGCCGTTCACCAAGTCATTCACCAGTCCGGAAACAATGATTGCCGATATCGATGATACGGCGCTGATACAAGTGTTGAATCAGCTGTCTCCGGTAGTAATTGTCGACGAAAGCCACAACGCCCAGTCGGATTTAAGCGTTGAGATGCTCAATAATCTGAATCCTTCTTTTGTGCTGGATTTAACCGCAACACCTAAAAGCAACAGTAATATTATTTCCTATGTGGATGCTCGCGAGCTGAAAAGCGAAAACATGGTCAAACTGCCCGTGGTGGTGTACAATCGTACCTCTCGCCAGAGTGTGATTGCTGATGCCATTCAGCTTCGTGGCAGCATTGAGCAGCAGGCACTTGCGGAAGAAGCGGCAGGAGGGGCTTACATTCGCCCGATCGTGCTTGTTCAGGCTCAGTCGAAAGTTCATGAGGACAGCGAGACCTTTGACAAAATCAAGACTAAACTTATTGATATGGGGATTCCGAACGAGCAAATTGCGATTAAGACCGCCAATATTAATGAATTAAAAAATGTCAATTTAATGAGCCGAGCTTGCCCTATCCGCTATATCATCACGGTCAATGCGTTGAAAGAGGGCTGGGATTGCCCCTTTGCTTATATTTTGGCCTCGCTGGCCAACAAGACCTCCGCCGTGGATGTAGAACAGATTTTAGGGCGCATTTTACGTCAACCGTACGCCAGGCGACATCGTGCTCCGCTTCTGAATACCTCCTATGTACTGACCAGTTCGAATGATTTCCGTGATACGCTGGAAAACATCGTGAAAGGTTTGAATAAGGCAGGATTTTCCCGAAAAGATTTTCGCCTAGGAGGAGAAACACAGACATCTTCGATTCCCGAACCGGGTAAACCTGAGCAGCCTGACTTACTTGGAGCTCTCGCGCCGGAAGAGGACGATTTTGAAGATATTGCACCAGAGGCTGTTCGTGCAGTGTTAGAAGGCGGCGTGACAGATGCCGGTATTGCAGGGATGCTGGATGAAGCGCAAAAAAAGGCCGAAGAATATAATGCCGTGCTGACTGGCAGTGAAGGCTCCGGTCTGTTTGGAGGAGAGTTGGGCGAGATGATGAATCAATGTAAAATACAGGAGCAATTTTCAGATGAGGCCCTTAGCCTGCAAATACCGCAACTTTTCCTCAAAACCGCCCCCAGCCTTTTCGGTGGAGAATATACGCTGCTTACCAAGGAGGCACTCAGCGATGGGTTTTCGCTCAACGGACAGGATGCTCAGATCAGCTTTGAACTTGCAACGGGTGAGATGTATCGCGTTGATATCGACAAGTTTGGTGAAGCTGTGCCAAAATATCAGCTGGCATCCAAAGCGGAAAGCGAATACTTGCGAGAACGTCTGGCCAGGCTTCCGGAAGAGGGTAAAACCAAGCTTTGTACAAGCATGATATGCAATCAGATTAATCGAAGCAATCAACTTGCCGCAACAGAAGTTAACGAATACGTTACTCGTATTATAAAGAAAATGACAGAGGACGAGCTTGCTGCTTTGGAGACTTCCGTTTCGACCTATGCTCGCAAAATTCAACAGAAAATTGAAACGTTGGAGGATATCTACAGAGAAAATCGCTTTGATCGGATGTTGGATGGAGGCGCGATTGTCTGTCGTCCTACTTATGTATTACCAAAAGTGATCACTCCAGTAGACAGTACGGAGTCGATCCCCAAGTCGCTTTACGATGCCGAAAAGAACGATATGAACGACTTTGAGTTTCGTGTTATTAATACTATCGTTTCATTAGATAATATCAAATGGTGGCACAGGATTGCAGACCGTAAGTCTGGCGAGTTTGTCTTAAATGGTTTTATCCATCATTACCCCGATTTTATGGTGATGACCAAAAGCGGCATTTTAATATTGCTTGAAACGAAGGGCGATTATTTAGCAAACGACGAGAATAAAGCGAAACTCAATCTGGGCCGCAAGTGGCAAGCACAGTCCGGAACACAATATCGGTATTTTATGGTGTTCAAAGATAAAAACCTGAAGGTTGATGGGGCATATATACTAGACGAATTTGTGGAAATGATAAAGGGGTTGTAA
- a CDS encoding IS5 family transposase, which translates to MGQQTFSDIEYSNRRKKTKREEFLEIMNEIIPWDEWVALIQPHYFDGKRGRPPLGIEKMLRMYLLQIWFSLSDEGVEDAIYDSYAMRKFMGIDFIHEQAPDATTLLKFRHLIEESGLGKAFFEAINRCLEQCGHIMKGGTIVDATLISAPSSTKNASGSRDPEMHQTKKGNQWYFGMKCHIGVDAGTGYIHGIAATGANVHDIAEASKLMRPEDEVFYGDAGYLGLNKRPEITEDPHKSQIDYRIAERPGKKRSMDNGPARDFYCHIEFRKASVRAKVEHAFHIIKNIFGFKKVCYRGIAKNLNRLYMLAASANLLMCARSGGWRSQCA; encoded by the coding sequence ATGGGGCAACAAACCTTTTCGGATATAGAATACTCAAACCGACGGAAGAAAACGAAACGAGAAGAATTTCTTGAAATAATGAACGAGATCATCCCCTGGGACGAATGGGTGGCGCTTATACAGCCGCACTATTTTGACGGTAAGCGCGGTCGTCCACCGCTCGGGATTGAAAAAATGCTGAGAATGTATCTGCTGCAGATATGGTTTAGCCTTTCTGACGAAGGTGTAGAGGATGCCATTTACGACAGTTACGCCATGCGAAAATTTATGGGAATAGACTTCATACATGAGCAGGCGCCGGATGCGACCACCCTGCTCAAATTCCGTCATTTGATTGAGGAAAGCGGCTTAGGGAAGGCATTCTTTGAGGCGATCAACCGTTGTTTGGAACAGTGCGGACATATCATGAAAGGTGGAACCATTGTTGACGCCACACTGATCAGCGCGCCATCCTCAACGAAGAACGCAAGCGGTAGCCGCGATCCGGAGATGCACCAAACAAAGAAGGGTAATCAGTGGTATTTCGGCATGAAATGCCATATCGGTGTGGACGCAGGGACCGGTTATATTCATGGTATAGCGGCAACAGGCGCAAATGTGCATGACATAGCCGAAGCGTCAAAGCTAATGAGGCCGGAAGACGAGGTTTTCTACGGTGACGCCGGATATTTGGGACTAAATAAACGACCGGAAATCACAGAGGACCCTCACAAATCACAAATTGATTACCGTATCGCTGAGCGTCCCGGAAAGAAACGCAGCATGGACAATGGCCCTGCACGGGATTTTTATTGCCATATAGAGTTTCGGAAAGCGTCTGTCCGAGCCAAAGTGGAGCACGCCTTTCATATCATTAAGAACATATTTGGCTTCAAAAAGGTTTGTTATAGAGGAATTGCCAAGAATCTGAATAGACTGTATATGCTGGCCGCCAGCGCAAACCTGCTGATGTGCGCCCGAAGCGGCGGCTGGCGAAGCCAATGCGCGTAA
- a CDS encoding helix-turn-helix domain-containing protein, with translation MSDLSKLIGERLRIARKEKGLSQEELGSYSDLHPTYIGQLERGEKNITLETLDKILSSLGIELNEFFSFSFLDEDLVIYQIVNRLKKLSNNDLQLILKMLGNH, from the coding sequence ATGAGTGATTTATCAAAACTAATTGGAGAACGCCTAAGAATTGCCAGAAAAGAAAAAGGATTAAGTCAAGAAGAATTAGGTAGCTATTCTGATCTACATCCTACATATATTGGTCAATTAGAGCGTGGCGAGAAAAATATAACTTTGGAAACCCTTGACAAAATATTATCCAGTTTAGGAATAGAATTAAATGAATTTTTCTCTTTTTCATTTCTTGATGAAGATTTAGTCATATATCAAATCGTTAATCGACTAAAAAAACTTTCGAATAATGATCTCCAACTCATATTAAAAATGTTAGGGAACCACTGA
- a CDS encoding phage Gp37/Gp68 family protein → MTGCTKISDGCKNCYAYRM, encoded by the coding sequence GTGACAGGCTGCACCAAAATATCTGATGGCTGTAAGAATTGCTATGCTTATCGTATGTAA
- the tnpC gene encoding IS66 family transposase translates to MKELQKNEINNAEMVTISRAEYEALKAHNTELNKQIELLLQQIRLGQKKRFGSSSEKTQEAVMEQLSLLFNEAEAYIKIESPEKTKVAAHTRQKRSGSLEEILPDNVPVEVVEHRLSEEERLCAACDTVMQEIGKEVRRSLVIVPPQVKIREDRYFSYACLTCKAEALETPVLKTRKDKPVISGSFASPEAIAHIMTQKFVMCSPLYRQEQELNRSGVMLSRQTMSSWILRVAEDWLKPVYEEMHRRLLQHSVLFADETTLQVLKEPGKKAQAKSYMWMYRTGGDTEHPLILYEYKPDRKAENPKKFSEGFSGYLHADGYQAYYTLPENITVVGCWAHARRKFDEAVNSLPKSEQKGSSAVIGQEYCNKLFSIEDKLKCLTPEERYTQRLELEKPVLDAFLTWAQTRNAAPKSALGKALYYLQQQWPHLIEYLKDGRLELSNNRAERSIKPFVMSRKNFLFANTPNGAQGSAIIYSLIETAKENDLDPYRYLVYVLNTAPNIDQTHPDWVIPLLPANAPEHCRVPYAKSKCDE, encoded by the coding sequence ATGAAAGAGCTACAAAAAAATGAGATAAATAACGCCGAAATGGTCACCATTTCACGTGCGGAATATGAAGCACTTAAGGCACACAACACAGAGTTAAACAAACAGATTGAGTTGCTTCTGCAACAGATACGCCTGGGCCAAAAGAAACGCTTCGGATCTTCCTCCGAAAAAACGCAGGAAGCGGTCATGGAGCAACTGAGCCTTTTGTTTAACGAGGCAGAAGCGTATATTAAAATCGAGTCACCAGAGAAAACAAAAGTTGCTGCCCATACCCGCCAAAAGCGTTCCGGCAGCCTTGAGGAAATCCTGCCGGATAATGTCCCCGTTGAAGTCGTTGAGCATCGTCTTTCTGAGGAAGAACGGCTTTGTGCAGCCTGCGATACTGTCATGCAGGAAATCGGCAAGGAAGTCCGCCGCAGCCTTGTAATTGTTCCGCCACAGGTAAAAATCCGTGAAGACCGGTATTTCAGCTATGCCTGCCTGACCTGCAAAGCAGAGGCCTTGGAAACCCCCGTGTTGAAAACACGGAAAGATAAACCCGTCATCTCCGGAAGCTTTGCCTCCCCGGAAGCGATAGCTCACATCATGACCCAGAAATTCGTCATGTGTTCTCCCCTTTACCGACAGGAACAGGAGCTGAATCGAAGCGGTGTGATGCTATCCCGTCAGACGATGTCCAGCTGGATCTTAAGAGTAGCCGAGGACTGGTTGAAACCAGTGTATGAGGAGATGCACCGACGGCTCTTGCAGCACAGTGTTCTCTTCGCGGATGAGACCACCTTGCAAGTACTCAAAGAACCAGGCAAGAAGGCGCAAGCCAAAAGCTACATGTGGATGTACAGAACCGGCGGGGATACAGAGCACCCGCTCATACTTTATGAATACAAGCCGGATCGAAAAGCTGAAAACCCGAAGAAATTTTCGGAAGGATTCTCCGGATACCTGCATGCGGATGGTTATCAGGCTTATTACACGTTGCCGGAAAACATCACGGTAGTCGGTTGCTGGGCCCATGCTCGGCGTAAATTTGATGAGGCGGTCAATTCCTTGCCAAAATCCGAGCAAAAAGGATCTTCGGCAGTAATTGGGCAAGAGTATTGCAACAAGCTATTCTCGATTGAGGATAAGCTTAAATGTCTTACCCCTGAAGAACGATATACCCAGCGGCTGGAGTTGGAAAAACCGGTTCTGGATGCCTTCCTGACTTGGGCACAAACAAGAAACGCAGCTCCGAAGTCTGCCCTTGGAAAAGCCTTATATTATCTGCAACAGCAGTGGCCTCACTTGATAGAGTATCTGAAGGACGGCCGGCTGGAGCTCTCTAACAACCGAGCAGAACGGAGTATAAAACCTTTTGTCATGAGCCGAAAAAACTTTCTATTCGCAAATACGCCGAATGGTGCCCAGGGCAGTGCAATAATTTATAGCCTAATTGAAACCGCCAAGGAGAATGACCTTGATCCGTACAGGTATCTGGTATATGTCCTGAACACTGCTCCTAACATTGATCAAACACATCCAGACTGGGTGATTCCATTACTCCCGGCAAATGCTCCTGAGCATTGCCGAGTACCGTATGCTAAGAGCAAATGCGACGAATGA